In one window of Microplitis demolitor isolate Queensland-Clemson2020A chromosome 4, iyMicDemo2.1a, whole genome shotgun sequence DNA:
- the LOC103577489 gene encoding uncharacterized protein LOC103577489 — MTMTSVAVGPASLGAPSAMLGPKRYLQQGNTSNPSSPTPNKGYETLSKGKKSWSVRLGLSRQSQPSDETTSGWSTISGGSALSRQMLYGEPWLYGTVRSSRSSLEPRGFLTPPPPPPGAPILVVCSCPEFLSGTTRKLGNCRKCGGHRLAGIPLGGTCRIPASSVRTRPSLAGVLRPSVDDPYDVMRRSRLVEPRSRARSISPHRQSNQRDQRSQSVIRNTKERKISNASTTAVSRTEWFDTEVNYADEFTRKSPADDWCKENSTDSNSPSIATTPLSTSTSTPTSTSTFTSATRLSKGKNKWQEPLPRTNGRETEDVSVSTLDSRKSILECNVNPYLLVKKNLTTKDEDDLSDDLSDNALELDDISSSSLFDPSKVKSIERLPNRGAVAAIGGQRIRVFNEVRELISDDDDNVPSIQPVTRIPIPKVSPKRPPRRPKETKSVLKSILKRGKSGASTNLTDGIRKNVLFNVNNIIFAPEKSNDRRISKNSLHSNSNNNNNNNNNNNNNNNNNNNNNNNNNNNNSNSNVNVNGNCKEDDLEKPIIPEEVKERPKFITIPNIKEPKRQEKLPSDKLSPYSGVDKNVQENKIIPEIKTTFQDRKVTKRPEVPARNKKIGDNKIINNDNSKKEGRDCDKHAEQDGGFLSIMDSTIPKIEVRPEDETNLEIEIEELKDRLTDIETDDKDLLLKADDKNPRLCLTRSQSDRSIAKPDMSATSIQYLDTMRLSLRRPSDKEETKEIQQDTEYNPSENLSSTSTIPTIKITTADSDDKLNGSVTSLREIKKEIPARPSELAEKEAEPPPSSIISSPLNPSIEQFKRMRPTSWSPPPGKLKHTARERVSDPGPFNHIIVMPENKPNHSIQTSWSPIGSPCSKIEISSKPEINICKITVSPKSTGTPLVHRLQVGGEFPKGSRRTSILINGDQSPEPEPSVTDNKVTISVGGEDSVCNPTVISVNSTSPPKIQSSMENRTLVILDNYQSNIVLESAKDKAKDDNKMADKKNEKKMEDNQECSLREEKTRWSALSKESLISKLLEDSLRKARENGEILDESSGEAILRILKQSLLKTKEYESSESTLEAEQTFSRSPSLHSDVDFSVTTNLFLEENPYEVIKEPIYEEIPDEPPPLPLSPPPTEDYIKGRIYFPEEYKESYYKKVNAGQYLGSYLTDDVFKKSEDGDYLSKSPQEFFNKPASTADGKLTKKFELLNFLMDKERPVVEVEEDEVEDDDEDTEGDLEALYEQKETSMGDLSSKSSQISNVSDSSEECNIILTSSTEASKTRSVDIERTDSGVGSESSQASSSRGVVRRWRAGNTSSSSSSGPGSLRAGIPQVISGDAKLCEDCEQRLEPLITDSGVVYAPFVCRKCSKKRAERKEIITEIVETEQKYGRDLRIILEEFHRPMLRAGLLTQEQLSAIFLNVEELLEHNLVLAEKLKDAVELSQVSGDEDLVTVDVGKIFLESERMLHAFESYCTRQGGASCLLQNLEKEKELLRIFLKVSQMENAVLRRMNLNSFLMVPVQRVTKYPLLLARLLKATPCIRIDVLEARKRLEQARANIELHLEHMNAEAKDVTSTKLWRRISIIQNGRRSNGEHDMVNIKLRKMAVEVLEWAHEEARFVLEGRLLVAQPTDNNWRRGRTVKLAPVIAMLVTNGKSNTEFVDLNDDSLFPRQIGIKEATLLLVKEKIGRYSLLREPLYLDKCIVCCETDLEDYFEIQELASKETFIFKAEDGARTKRWCRTLQAHAQSLGAWRRRRGALPNIMICGVARS, encoded by the exons CACGATAAGCGGTGGCAGTGCCCTGTCCCGTCAAATGCTCTACGGCGAGCCATGGCTCTACGGCACAGTGAGATCTTCGCGCTCTAGCTTGGAACCCCGGGGTTTTCTGACCCCGCCTCCCCCACCACCTGGCGCTCCGATCCTCGTAGTCTGTTCTTGTCCCGAGTTCCTCAGCGGGACTACAAGGAAGCTGGGAAATTGCCGTAAGTGCGGAGGTCATCGGCTCGCTGGGATTCCTCTGGGAGGAACGTGCAGGATTCCTGCCAGCTCTGTTCGCACCAGACCCAGTCTTGctg gAGTATTGAGACCATCAGTCGATGACCCCTACGATGTTATGCGAAGAAGTCGTTTAGTAGAGCCACGGTCACGTGCCAGAAGTATATCTCCTCACCGACAATCAAATCAACGTGACCAACGGAGTCAGAGTGTGATCCGTAACACAAAAGAACGTAAAATTAGCAACGCAAGTACCACAGCTGTTTCGCGCACCGAGTGGTTTGATACCGAAGTAAATTACGCTGATGAATTCACAAGAAAATCCCCCGCAGACGACTGGTGTAAAGAAAATTCCACGGATTCCAATAGTCCCTCAATAGCAACAACTCCACTATCCACATCGACGTCAACCCCGACATCGACATCGACATTTACTTCAGCAACTAGACTATCAAAGGGAAAAAACAAATGGCAAGAGCCATTACCGAGAACTAATGGACGCGAAACAGAAGATGTTAGCGTATCGACACTCGACTCGCGCAAAAGCATTCTCGAGTGTAATGTTAATCCGTACCTATTGGTAAAGAAAAACTTAACGACCAAGGATGAGGATGATTTGAGTGATGATCTGTCTGATAACGCTCTCGAATTAGACGATATATCATCTTCCAGTTTGTTCGATCCATCAAAAGTAAAATCAATCGAACGCTTACCCAACCGCGGAGCCGTCGCAGCCATCGGCGGCCAACGCATACGCGTTTTTAATGAAGTACGCGAGCTGATATCCGACGACGACGACAATGTTCCCTCAATTCAACCGGTCACGCGCATTCCCATCCCTAAAGTTTCACCCAAAAGACCACCGCGAAGACCCAAAGAAACAAAGTCcgtattaaaaagtattctcAAACGCGGGAAATCAGGAGCTTCAACGAATTTGACAGATGGCATTCGTAAAAATGTactttttaatgttaataatattatatttgcaCCAGAAAAATCTAATGACAGAAGAATCAGTAAAAATTCTTTGCATagtaacagtaataataataataataataataataataataataataataataataataataataataataataataataataataataataatagtaatagtaatgtTAATGTCAATGGTAATTGTAAAGAAGATGACTTAGAGAAACCAATAATACCAGAAGAAGTAAAAGAACGCcctaaatttataacaattccAAATATAAAAGAACCAAAACGTCAGGAAAAATTACCGAGTGATAAACTGAGTCCGTATTCGGGGGTTGACAAAAAtgttcaagaaaataaaattataccgGAAATAAAGACGACATTTCAAGACAGAAAGGTTACTAAGAGACCGGAAGTACCGGCAAGAAACAAAAAGATcggtgataataaaattattaataatgacaatagtAAGAAAGAAGGGAGAGACTGCGATAAACATGCGGAACAAGATGGCGGGTTTTTGTCTATAATGGATTCGACAATTCCAAAGATTGAAGTACGGCCAGAAGATGAAACTAACCTGGAAATTGAAATCGAAGAGCTCAAGGATCGACTGACCGATATTGAGACTGATGACAAGGATTTGCTGCTCAAGGCTGATG ATAAAAATCCACGTCTGTGTTTAACAAGGAGCCAGAGTGACAGATCAATAGCAAAACCAGATATGTCAGCAACAAGCATCCAATACTTAGATACAATGCGTTTAAGTCTTCGTCGTCCTTCAGACAAAGAAGAGACTAAAGAAATTCAACAAGACACTGAATACAATCCGAGCGAAAACTTATCATCCACGTCTACGATTCCtacgataaaaataacaacCGCAGACTCTGACGATAAATTGAATGGTTCAGTGACAAGTCTgcgtgaaattaaaaaagaaataccaGCCCGTCCTTCAGAATTGGCTGAGAAAGAAGCAGAACCTCCTCCATCTTCCATTATATCGTCTCCATTAAATCCTTCAATCGAACAGTTTAAGCGAATGCGTCCGACTTCATGGTCACCGCCGCCTGGAAAACTAAAACATACCGCTCGCGAACGTGTGAGCGACCCTGGACCTTTCAACCACATAATTGTAATGCCAGAGAATAAACCGAATCACAGTATCCAGACATCTTGGTCTCCAATCGGCAGTCCATGTTCCAAGattgaaatttcatcaaaaccggaaataaatatttgcaaaATAACCGTCTCTCCAAAATCAACGGGAACACCTTTAGTGCATCGTCTTCAAGTGGGTGGCGAATTTCCTAAAGGGTCACGACGTACTTCGATTCTCATCAATGGAGACCAGTCTCCTGAACCGGAACCCAGCGTTACTGACAACAAAGTAACTATCAGTGTGGGAGGCGAAGACAGTGTTTGTAATCCGACGGTTATTTCTGTGAACTCAACAAGCCCGCCAAAGATTCAAAGCTCGATGGAAAATAGAACTCTCGTTATTTTGGATAATTACCAGTCGAATATTGTTTTGGAATCGGCTAAAGATAAAGCGAAGGATGACAACAAGATGGCGGACAAGAAGAATGAAAAGAAAATGGAGGACAACCAGGAGTGTTCGTTGAGAGAAGAGAAAACTCGATGGTCAGCATTGTCCAAGGAGTCGCTGATATCTAAATTGCTTGAAGATTCATTACGAAAAGCGCGGGAAAACGGGGAAATTCTTGACGAAAGTAGCGGCGAAGCTATTTTGAGAATTCTTAAGCAAAGTTTGTTGAAAACTAAAGAATACGAGAGTTCAGAGTCGACATTGGAAGCTGAACAAACTTTCTCACGGTCACCGAGTTTGCACTCAGATGTTGACTTTTCGGTCACTACTAATCTGTTCTTGGAAGAAAATCCTTACGAAGTTATTAAGGAACCGATTTATGAGGAAATTCCGGACGAACCACCGCCACTGCCATTGAGCCCACCGCCGACTGAGGATTACATTAAAGGACGCATTTATTTTCCGGAAGAGTACAAAGagagttattataaaaaagtcaATGCTGGACAGTATTTAGGCTCTTATTTGACGGATGacgttttcaaaaaatctgaAGATGGAGACTACTTGTCCAAAAGCCCGCAAGAGTTTTTTAATAAGCCCGCGTCGACGGCGGATGGAAAGCTGACCAAGAAATTTGAGTTACTGAATTTTCTGATGGACAAGGAACGACCGGTTGTTGAAGTCGAAGAAGATGAAGTTGAAGACGATGACGAAGACACTGAGGGCGACTTGGAGGCTCTTTATGAACAAAAGGAAACTAGTATGGGCGATTTGAGCTCCAAGAGCTCGCAGATTTCTAACGTTTCAGACAGCAGTGAGGAGTGCAATATTATTCTAACCAGTTCTACGGAAGCTTCAAag ACACGGAGCGTGGACATCGAGCGAACTGACAGCGGAGTTGGATCAGAGAGCAGTCAAGCGAGCAGCAGCCGCGGCGTGGTAAGACGTTGGCGAGCCGGAAACACCTCATCTTCCTCCTCCTCCGGTCCGGGCAGTCTCCGCGCTGGAATCCCTCAGGTCATATCCGGCGATGCGAAACTCTGCGAGGATTGCGAGCAACGTCTTGAGCCTCTAATCACCGACAG tgGTGTAGTTTATGCGCCATTCGTTTGCCGGAAGTGCTCGAAGAAGCGTGCCGAGCgtaaagaaataataactGAAATCGTGGAGACAGAGCAAAAGTACGGAAGGGATTTGAGAATTATTTTAGAAGAGTTTCATCGACCTATGCTACGTGCTGGTCTTTTAACGCAAGAACAATTGTCTGCAATATTTCTCAACGTCGAAGAACTACTCGAGCACAATCTAGTACTCGCGGAGAAGTTGAAAGATGCCGTTGAACTCAGTCAA gtATCCGGAGACGAAGATCTAGTGACAGTGGACGTGGGTAAAATATTTCTCGAGTCCGAGCGGATGCTACATGCGTTCGAGAGCTACTGCACCCGACAAGGCGGCGCGAGTTGTCTGCTCCAGAACttggagaaagaaaaagaactgctgagaatatttttaaaagtatccCAGATGGAAAATGCTGTTCTAAGACGGatgaatttgaattcttttctCATGGTTCCTGTTCAGAGGGTTACTAAGTATCCTTTGTTACTCGCTCGTCTCCTTAAAGCGACGCCGTGTATTAGAATAGACGTCCTGGAAGCGAGAAAGAGATTAGAACAGGCACGAGCCAATATTGAACTTCACTTAGAGCACATGAATGcc gaAGCCAAAGATGTCACGTCGACAAAACTCTGGCGCAGGATTTCAATAATCCAGAATGGCAGGAGATCTAATGGCGAACACGACATggtcaatattaaattacgcaag ATGGCTGTTGAAGTTCTCGAATGGGCACATGAAGAAGCGCGTTTTGTTTTGGAGGGTCGTCTTCTTGTTGCTCAACCAACCGATAATAATTGGCGACGAGGAAGAACTGTTAAATTAGCACCTGTCATTGCTATGCTTGTTACTAACGGAAAa tcAAATACGGAATTTGTTGATCTTAATGACGACTCATTATTCCCGAGACAAATTGGTATCAAAGAAGCAACTCTGCTGctggttaaagaaaaaattggaCGTTATTCACTTCTGCGA gaGCCATTGTACCTGGATAAATGCATAGTATGTTGCGAAACAGATCTTGAAGATTACTTTGAAATTCAAGAACTTGCTTCCAaggaaacttttatatttaaa GCTGAAGACGGGGCGAGAACAAAAAGATGGTGTCGAACACTTCAAGCCCATGCACAATCACTAGGTGCCTGGCGCCGACGTCGTGGCGCGCTTCCCAACATCATGATTTGCGGAGTCGCAAGAAGTTAA
- the LOC103577408 gene encoding dimethyladenosine transferase 1, mitochondrial has product MATKKIRLPPLPSVGDLLKLYRLRARKQLAQNFLLDERIINRLVNQVGGIQNSHVLEVGPGPGGLTRSIIKKLPASLTVIEKDRRFKPTLEMLAETLSTVNGKMNIVYDDILRTDLTKVFPEECHRPWDWKSPRAYIIGNLPFNVSTHLIIRWLDLISKRAGPWASGRIKMCLTFQKEVAERLVAQPQFDQRCRLSVMAQAWTTPKLCFTIPGNVFIPKPDVDVGVVTFEPLITPQTEHDFDFFEKVTRHMFSFRQKYSLACARTLFPKDYHEDLAVVMFKLADLDPTTRAFQLTVAEMDRLCTAYKYIIEKHPAVKDYNYRASKKVLTRAWTKKIYVREVEEDEEIEDETASDEENDNYANFCKNSSSRTIEQG; this is encoded by the exons atggcgACAAAAAAAATCCGGCTTCCACCGTTACCGTCAGTGGGAGATCTTCTAAAACTCTATCGCCTGAGAGCACGGAAACAATTGGCGCAGAATTTTTTGCTCGATGAGAGAATAATAAACCGGCTAGTAAATCAAGTCGGGGGAATTCAAAACTCTCATGTACTGGAAGTTGGTCCTGGACCTGGAGGTCTCACGCGTTCGATAATAAAGAAACTACCGGCGAGTCTGACAGTGATTGAAAAAGACCGTCGATTCAAACCGACGCTGGAGATGCTTGCGGAGACCTTGTCGACAGTGAATGGTAAAATGAATATTGTCTATGACGACATACTGAGGACTGACTTGACTAAAGTATTTCCTGAGGAGTGTCATAGACCGTGGGATTGGAAATCCCCGCGGGCTTACATCATTGGAAATTTGCCGTTCAATGTCTCGACGCACTTGATCATCAGGTGGCTGGATTTGATTTCTAAAAGAGCGGGGCCTTGGGCTAGTGGAAGAATCAAGATGTGCTTGACTTTCCAGAAGGAAGTCGCGGAACGACTGGTCGCTCAGCCGCAGTTTGATCAGCGCTGCAGGCTGTCTGTTATGGCCCAGGCTTGGACTACACCTAAGTTATGTTTCACTATTCCTGGGAATGTTTTTATACCTAAGCCTGATGTTGATGTTGGTGTTGTTACTTTTGAGCCTCTGATTACACCTCAAACTGAACATGATTTTGATTTCTTTGAGAAAGTTACTCGTCATATGTTTTCCTTCagacaaaaatattcattggCATGTGCTag aacACTATTCCCAAAAGATTATCATGAAGATTTAGCAGTTGTAATGTTCAAATTAGCAGACCTAGACCCAACCACACGTGCTTTCCAGCTGACAGTCGCAGAAATGGATCGTCTTTGCACAGCTTACAAATATATCATCGAAAAACATCCGGCAGTTAAGGATTATAATTACCGAGCTTCGAAAAAAGTACTGACACGCGCCTGGACTAAGAAGATTTACGTCCGCGAAGTTGAAGAAGACGAAGAGATTGAAGATGAAACAGCTTCCGATGAAGAAAACGATAATTACGCTAACTTCTGCAAA aactccAGTTCACGTACAATCGAGCAAGGATAA
- the LOC103577407 gene encoding cytochrome c oxidase assembly factor 3, mitochondrial produces the protein MDNEEMPKIDLSKGKSKLSTVDRHFMEKLEKLNIERAIRMKGIRRANRYTGCGLFAGVIAIYTYTIFAVKQETFLDDFEIPETISTEEA, from the coding sequence atggACAATGAGGAAATGCCCAAAATTGATCTCAGCAAAGGCAAGTCAAAGTTGTCAACAGTAGACCGTCATTTTATGGAGAAACTTGagaaattaaatatagaaCGTGCAATTCGTATGAAAGGGATTCGTAGAGCAAATCGTTATACTGGATGCGGATTATTTGCTGGAGTTATTGCTATTTATACTTACACTATTTTTGCTGTCAAACAAGAAACATTTTTGGATGACTTTGAAATACCAGAAACTATTTCAACTGAGGAAGCTTAG